Proteins encoded within one genomic window of Empedobacter falsenii:
- a CDS encoding helix-turn-helix domain-containing protein, whose protein sequence is MQEEYIKLIFGLKLKQVRTAKDLSLFKLSKLTGLSKSYLNEIEKGKKYPKTDKIVALAEALEIPYDEIVSLKLDKNLAPVAEILQSNLLQEIPLELFGIEERDLIEIISNAPMKVNAFISTLIEIGNNYNLTRESFFLASLRSFQEANDNYFPEIEKSAKSFLQEYLIESEDFVKNETMEEILKEEYNYTILYEDFTSLGGKDLAKLRSIFIKEKKLLYININSDNDQKRFILAKELGYNYLDLKERLYTFSWASFDNFDQLLNNFYASYFAGALLLPEEKLLKDMQNLFAIEHHDLSKFQEILGKYTESPETVYQRMTNLLPKHFNIRDLFFLRLSAKVGSNSYKLTKELHLNQQQSPQANETDEHYCRRWVSLNVLKELEKHQDDHHEISAQISLYPFNNNQKYYVISSATKDPFNPNYLRSVTIGVLYKSAQRKIKFMNDPSIPVKEVAVTCENCGMKDCAERVAEPIRFEKDIRNKRLNVTINDFIKEQSK, encoded by the coding sequence ATGCAAGAAGAATACATTAAATTAATTTTTGGGTTAAAACTAAAACAAGTTAGAACGGCTAAAGATTTGTCATTGTTTAAGTTATCTAAGTTAACTGGACTTTCGAAGTCGTATTTGAATGAGATCGAAAAAGGTAAAAAATATCCAAAAACTGATAAAATTGTTGCTCTTGCCGAAGCGTTGGAAATTCCTTACGATGAGATAGTTTCCTTAAAATTAGATAAAAATTTAGCACCAGTCGCTGAGATTCTACAATCAAATTTATTGCAAGAAATTCCTTTGGAACTCTTCGGAATTGAAGAAAGAGATTTAATTGAGATCATTTCTAACGCCCCAATGAAGGTAAATGCGTTTATTTCTACGTTGATTGAAATAGGTAATAATTATAATCTTACGCGCGAAAGTTTTTTCTTGGCTTCGTTGAGGTCTTTTCAGGAAGCAAATGATAATTATTTTCCTGAAATTGAAAAATCAGCAAAAAGTTTTTTACAAGAATATTTGATTGAATCAGAAGATTTTGTGAAAAATGAAACGATGGAGGAAATTCTGAAAGAGGAATATAATTATACCATTCTTTATGAAGATTTCACTTCTTTAGGAGGGAAGGATTTAGCGAAATTGCGTTCTATTTTTATCAAAGAGAAAAAACTTTTGTATATCAATATCAATTCTGACAATGATCAAAAACGATTTATTTTAGCGAAAGAATTAGGCTATAATTACCTTGATTTGAAGGAACGTTTGTATACATTTTCGTGGGCAAGTTTCGATAATTTTGATCAATTGTTAAACAATTTTTATGCATCTTATTTTGCTGGAGCGTTGTTGTTACCAGAAGAAAAATTGTTGAAGGATATGCAGAATTTGTTTGCTATAGAGCATCATGATTTGTCTAAATTTCAAGAAATTCTTGGAAAATATACCGAATCTCCTGAGACGGTTTATCAACGAATGACAAATTTGTTACCCAAACATTTTAATATTCGTGATTTGTTTTTCTTGCGTTTGTCAGCAAAAGTTGGCTCAAATTCATATAAATTAACGAAAGAACTTCACCTTAATCAACAACAGTCGCCACAAGCAAATGAAACGGATGAGCATTATTGTCGTCGTTGGGTTTCGTTAAATGTTTTGAAAGAATTGGAAAAGCATCAAGATGATCATCATGAGATTTCTGCACAAATTTCTTTGTATCCGTTCAATAATAATCAAAAATATTATGTAATTTCTTCAGCAACGAAAGATCCATTCAATCCAAATTATTTAAGAAGCGTAACGATAGGTGTGTTGTACAAATCAGCACAACGTAAAATTAAATTTATGAATGACCCATCAATTCCTGTAAAAGAAGTTGCGGTTACATGCGAAAATTGCGGGATGAAAGATTGTGCAGAACGTGTTGCAGAACCAATTCGTTTTGAAAAAGATATCCGAAATAAGCGATTAAATGTTACGATTAATGATTTTATAAAAGAGCAGAGTAAGTAA
- a CDS encoding ABC transporter permease, which translates to MKTIFHLIIREFKLFFKNPVLPILFLGAPIMYGVLIGNVYKKGNVTDLPIIVVDEDHTTTSQKIIQMLDENESVKVAEVLPSTFDSKNKALAIGAEVVVVIPRNFQSDVQQKKLPEIAYFVDASNTLTSNTAAIAITTVLTTMKAGISIETARKQGVPEYIATQSYEPFKSTMIRQNIRSGNYLYFMLPGVLLTVLQQVLLLGLALSFASEFENRTFNELISKSSNPFTILFVKTFPYLFMSVFIYMLYYWFGMFYDMKLETEFWPFFTSSLAFILAVCFLGFLVSILLPSQLKATEVLMVVATPSFILSGFTWPLSQMPKWIQAIADCIPLTHYLKIFRILFIEKGDPALIQPHLNNLIVIGSICFVLSLAILIVKIRKAKQSMKQIETEKI; encoded by the coding sequence ATGAAAACGATTTTTCATTTAATTATACGAGAATTCAAACTTTTCTTCAAGAATCCTGTTTTACCAATTTTATTCTTGGGAGCACCTATTATGTATGGTGTTCTAATCGGAAATGTTTATAAAAAAGGGAATGTAACCGATTTACCAATTATTGTTGTTGACGAAGATCATACGACGACAAGTCAGAAAATTATTCAGATGTTAGATGAAAATGAATCGGTGAAAGTTGCTGAAGTTTTACCTTCAACATTTGATTCTAAGAATAAAGCTTTAGCAATCGGAGCTGAAGTTGTGGTTGTTATTCCTCGAAACTTTCAATCTGATGTACAGCAAAAAAAATTACCCGAAATCGCTTATTTTGTAGATGCTTCAAACACGTTAACTTCTAATACAGCAGCAATCGCAATTACGACAGTTCTAACAACAATGAAAGCCGGAATTTCAATAGAAACAGCTAGAAAACAAGGCGTTCCTGAATATATTGCTACACAAAGCTACGAACCATTCAAATCAACGATGATTCGCCAAAATATCAGAAGTGGAAACTACTTATATTTTATGCTTCCAGGTGTTTTATTAACCGTATTACAACAGGTTTTATTATTAGGTTTAGCACTTTCATTTGCTTCAGAATTTGAGAATAGGACATTTAATGAATTGATCTCAAAATCATCCAATCCATTTACCATTTTATTCGTCAAAACTTTTCCTTATTTATTTATGTCAGTATTTATATATATGCTGTATTATTGGTTCGGAATGTTTTATGACATGAAATTAGAAACCGAATTTTGGCCATTCTTTACGTCTTCTCTTGCATTTATTTTAGCCGTTTGTTTTTTGGGTTTTTTAGTCAGTATTCTTCTTCCAAGCCAACTAAAAGCAACCGAAGTTTTGATGGTTGTTGCAACACCAAGTTTCATTTTAAGTGGATTTACATGGCCTTTAAGTCAAATGCCAAAATGGATTCAAGCAATTGCAGATTGCATTCCATTAACACATTATTTGAAAATATTCCGAATACTTTTCATCGAAAAAGGCGATCCTGCGTTAATTCAACCACATTTAAATAATCTAATTGTAATAGGAAGTATTTGCTTTGTCTTATCTTTGGCCATTCTAATCGTTAAAATAAGAAAAGCTAAACAATCGATGAAACAAATCGAAACAGAAAAGATTTAG
- the aceA gene encoding isocitrate lyase, producing MSNQERIQKIRQDWETNPRWTDIVRLYSAEDVIRLRGSLDIDYTLARLGAKKLWEGLNSKPFMAGLGALNGNQAIQEVQAGLDAIYLSGWQVAADANLSAEMYPDQSLYPANSVPMVIKRINNALRRRDEIQSVTQQGNIDYMVPIIADAEAGFGGNLNAYELMKQMIEAGAAGVHFEDQLSSAKKCGHLGGKVLVPTQEAINKLVAARLAADVCGVPTLLVARTDAEAANLITSDIDERDQPFIIQGSRTSEGFYNVRNGLEQGINRGLSYAPYADLIWMETSNPDLGMAREFAQAIREKYPNQMLAYNCSPSFNWAKHLTEVQMETFREDLAEMGYKFQFITLAGFHAMNTSMFELSRAYKAKGMAGYSALQEREFALQEEGFAAVKHQSFVGTQYFDYVQNTVQQGISSTTAMAESTEAAQF from the coding sequence ATGAGCAATCAAGAAAGAATTCAAAAGATTCGGCAGGATTGGGAAACTAATCCACGCTGGACAGACATTGTTCGTCTTTATTCAGCAGAAGATGTAATTCGATTAAGAGGTTCTTTGGACATCGATTACACTTTAGCAAGATTAGGTGCTAAGAAACTTTGGGAAGGCTTAAATTCGAAGCCATTTATGGCGGGTTTAGGCGCTTTGAATGGTAATCAAGCCATACAAGAAGTGCAAGCTGGTTTGGATGCAATTTATCTTTCGGGATGGCAAGTTGCTGCAGATGCAAATCTTTCGGCAGAAATGTACCCAGATCAATCATTGTATCCAGCCAATTCGGTTCCAATGGTGATAAAGCGTATTAATAATGCGTTGCGTCGTCGCGATGAAATACAATCTGTTACCCAACAAGGAAACATTGATTATATGGTACCGATTATTGCCGATGCTGAAGCTGGATTTGGAGGAAACTTGAATGCTTATGAATTGATGAAACAAATGATAGAAGCTGGTGCTGCTGGCGTTCATTTCGAAGATCAATTGTCATCAGCCAAAAAGTGTGGTCATCTTGGTGGAAAAGTTTTAGTTCCAACACAAGAAGCAATTAACAAATTGGTTGCAGCGCGTTTAGCAGCAGATGTCTGTGGCGTTCCTACTCTATTGGTTGCCAGAACTGATGCAGAAGCTGCGAATTTGATTACTTCGGATATTGACGAAAGAGATCAACCTTTTATCATCCAAGGAAGTAGAACTTCTGAAGGTTTTTACAATGTGAGAAATGGTTTGGAACAAGGAATTAATCGAGGCTTAAGCTATGCGCCTTATGCTGATTTAATTTGGATGGAAACATCTAATCCAGATCTTGGAATGGCAAGAGAATTTGCACAAGCGATTCGAGAAAAATATCCAAATCAGATGTTAGCTTATAATTGTTCCCCATCATTTAATTGGGCAAAACATTTAACAGAAGTTCAAATGGAAACATTCCGCGAAGATTTAGCTGAAATGGGATACAAATTCCAATTCATTACTTTAGCAGGTTTCCATGCGATGAATACCTCTATGTTCGAGTTATCACGTGCTTACAAAGCCAAAGGAATGGCGGGATACTCGGCATTACAAGAAAGAGAGTTTGCGTTACAAGAAGAAGGTTTTGCAGCTGTAAAACACCAATCTTTTGTAGGAACACAATATTTCGATTACGTACAAAACACAGTGCAACAAGGCATTTCGTCTACTACGGCTATGGCCGAAAGTACGGAAGCCGCACAATTCTAA
- a CDS encoding TolC family protein → MSIIRYLSFIPLLTSISGFAQQLIDPQLRLPVEKAIESSYELKNKQLEVEKNNYQYDEVKGKRQPNLSAIALGGYLNSNGIIDIPTKSIDILSAELFSGNQKFNTSAGLFTVGINATQIIFSGLQIPNALNAIQEKSTALDYLKEAEKETITKDILQTYDQLMLLVKVEELISNSAKRLDKEHLKVQKAIQNGLAIPYDREKIKLAMLELEARQVELNGNRQLLYKKLETLTHLSEQDLQQIQYELAPIDILASSYTLENKKELKALEHSVKAYEFLYQKEKGSHLPQVFAFANTNYTSIFGSRFKLKDVDFLGDVNLKMNQFSMFPNILIGVGAKWELFDGRQHKNKLAQAKTDILINENKLKDSQEKLNLLLSKNKIDYETSTEKLKVNNQQNTIATNNLEIASRRFQEGLIDVTERLAAENDYYKANLGYYAQILDQRSKTYELLQTSGELFNQLSN, encoded by the coding sequence ATGTCTATTATACGATATTTATCTTTTATTCCATTATTGACTTCTATTTCTGGATTTGCACAACAATTGATTGACCCGCAACTTCGATTGCCTGTTGAAAAAGCGATTGAGTCAAGTTATGAATTAAAAAATAAACAACTGGAAGTCGAAAAAAACAATTACCAATATGACGAAGTAAAAGGTAAACGACAACCAAATTTATCTGCAATTGCACTGGGTGGTTATCTAAACTCGAACGGAATCATCGATATTCCAACCAAATCAATCGATATTTTGTCCGCAGAATTGTTTTCGGGTAATCAAAAATTCAATACCTCAGCAGGATTATTTACTGTCGGAATTAACGCTACTCAAATTATATTTTCGGGATTACAAATTCCAAATGCTTTGAATGCTATTCAGGAAAAAAGTACTGCTTTAGATTATTTGAAAGAAGCTGAAAAAGAAACTATAACCAAAGATATCTTACAAACCTATGATCAATTGATGTTATTGGTCAAAGTAGAAGAATTAATTTCAAATTCTGCAAAACGCTTGGATAAAGAGCATCTTAAAGTTCAAAAGGCAATTCAAAATGGTTTAGCTATTCCATACGATCGTGAAAAAATAAAATTAGCAATGTTAGAGTTAGAAGCTCGACAAGTAGAACTGAATGGTAATCGACAATTACTGTACAAAAAATTAGAAACCTTGACGCATCTGTCTGAACAAGATCTTCAACAAATTCAATACGAACTAGCGCCAATTGACATTCTTGCTTCAAGTTATACTTTAGAAAATAAAAAAGAGTTAAAAGCACTTGAACACTCTGTAAAAGCTTACGAATTTTTATATCAAAAAGAAAAAGGATCGCATTTACCACAAGTTTTTGCATTCGCGAACACCAATTATACGTCAATTTTTGGAAGTCGTTTTAAGCTAAAAGATGTTGATTTTTTGGGTGATGTTAATTTGAAAATGAACCAATTTTCGATGTTTCCTAATATTTTGATTGGAGTTGGCGCAAAGTGGGAATTGTTTGATGGCAGACAACACAAGAATAAATTAGCGCAAGCGAAAACAGACATTTTAATAAATGAAAACAAGTTGAAAGATTCGCAAGAAAAATTGAATTTATTGTTAAGTAAAAACAAAATTGATTACGAAACTTCTACTGAAAAATTGAAAGTAAATAATCAACAAAATACCATTGCAACAAATAATTTAGAAATCGCTTCAAGACGATTTCAAGAAGGATTAATAGATGTAACCGAACGTTTGGCTGCCGAAAATGATTATTACAAAGCCAATTTAGGTTATTATGCTCAAATCTTGGATCAACGCTCTAAAACCTACGAATTACTTCAAACTTCTGGAGAATTATTTAATCAATTATCAAATTAA
- a CDS encoding ABC-F family ATP-binding cassette domain-containing protein — protein MNFLTVENLTKSYGIRTLFENVNFHVNEGDQIAFVAKNGSGKSTLLKILAGLETADSGEVRPNKGVKILMLDQSDDFDENLKSEEYIFNHSNEVLDIVRQYENMIENDPTNPDLIDLMGKMDVLDAWKVEPTIKEILSKLKIDFLDQKIGKLSGGQRKRISLAKFLIDLSFETGYVLLILDEPTNHLDIEMVEWLEYFLNKENKTLILVTHDRYFLDAICTKILEMEDKTLYVHSGNYETYITNKALRIENQNATIDKAKNLYRKEIEWMRRQPQARTTKSKSRIDAFYDTEKVAKHKIVDQQVKLEMVMTRLGQKIIEMEHVSKAFGQKKILDDFSYIFARGGKIGLVGKNGVGKTTFLKMLEGIETMDSGTIERGETLNIGHFKQDGIEFKGDERVIEFVKDIADFFPLSNGKEMRAEQFLEMFLFTPEQQHTFISKLSGGEKKRLQLLAILYKNPNFLILDEPTNDLDLPTLTVLESFLEEYQGCLLVVSHDRYFMDKVVDELMIFEGEGKISRYMGTYTEYHIENKNKPITEDKKVEKEIVIQEKVESKEKNAETKPKKLSFKEQRELEEINKSLPILEAKKEELTNLLSDPNLGYDKIATIGDELQKIVDELEEKEFRWLELSE, from the coding sequence ATGAATTTTCTTACAGTTGAAAATCTAACCAAATCATATGGAATCCGAACTTTATTTGAAAATGTAAATTTTCATGTAAATGAAGGAGACCAAATCGCATTCGTAGCAAAAAACGGAAGTGGAAAATCTACTTTACTTAAAATTTTAGCTGGATTAGAAACGGCTGATTCTGGCGAAGTTCGTCCAAATAAAGGTGTTAAAATCTTAATGTTAGATCAAAGTGATGATTTTGACGAAAATTTAAAAAGTGAAGAATATATTTTCAATCATTCGAATGAAGTTTTAGATATTGTTCGACAATATGAAAACATGATCGAAAATGATCCAACAAATCCTGATTTAATTGATTTAATGGGAAAAATGGATGTTTTAGATGCATGGAAAGTTGAACCAACAATCAAGGAAATTTTATCAAAATTGAAAATTGATTTCTTGGATCAAAAAATTGGAAAACTTTCTGGTGGTCAGCGCAAACGTATTTCTTTAGCAAAATTTTTGATTGATTTAAGTTTCGAAACTGGATATGTTCTTTTGATTTTAGATGAGCCTACCAACCATTTGGATATTGAAATGGTAGAATGGCTTGAATATTTCTTGAACAAAGAAAACAAAACATTGATTTTGGTTACGCACGATCGTTATTTCTTAGATGCAATTTGTACCAAAATTCTCGAAATGGAGGACAAAACATTGTATGTACATTCGGGAAATTACGAAACTTATATCACGAATAAAGCATTGCGTATCGAAAATCAAAATGCGACAATTGACAAAGCGAAAAACCTTTATCGTAAAGAGATTGAATGGATGCGTCGTCAACCGCAAGCACGTACAACAAAGTCTAAATCTCGTATTGATGCGTTTTATGATACTGAAAAAGTGGCTAAACATAAAATTGTCGATCAACAAGTAAAATTAGAGATGGTGATGACGCGTTTGGGTCAAAAAATCATTGAGATGGAACATGTCTCGAAAGCATTTGGTCAAAAGAAAATTTTAGATGATTTCTCTTATATTTTCGCTCGTGGTGGAAAAATTGGTTTAGTCGGAAAAAATGGTGTTGGAAAAACCACTTTCTTGAAAATGTTAGAAGGAATCGAAACGATGGATTCTGGAACAATTGAACGTGGAGAAACCTTAAATATTGGACATTTTAAACAAGATGGGATAGAATTTAAAGGCGACGAACGTGTCATTGAGTTTGTGAAAGATATTGCAGATTTTTTCCCTCTTTCTAATGGAAAAGAAATGCGTGCAGAACAGTTCTTAGAAATGTTTTTATTTACGCCAGAACAACAACATACTTTTATCTCAAAGTTGAGTGGTGGAGAGAAAAAACGTCTGCAATTATTGGCAATTTTGTATAAAAATCCTAACTTTTTGATTCTTGATGAGCCAACAAACGATTTAGATTTACCTACTTTAACGGTTCTTGAAAGTTTCTTAGAAGAATATCAAGGTTGTTTATTAGTTGTTTCCCACGATAGATATTTTATGGATAAAGTGGTCGATGAATTAATGATTTTTGAAGGCGAAGGAAAAATTTCTCGTTATATGGGAACATATACAGAATATCACATCGAGAATAAAAACAAGCCCATAACTGAAGATAAAAAGGTTGAAAAAGAAATCGTTATTCAGGAAAAAGTTGAATCGAAAGAGAAAAATGCAGAGACAAAACCAAAAAAATTATCGTTTAAAGAACAACGAGAATTAGAAGAAATCAATAAATCTTTACCAATTCTTGAAGCCAAAAAAGAAGAATTAACGAATTTACTTTCCGACCCAAATTTAGGTTATGACAAAATCGCAACTATTGGAGATGAACTACAAAAAATTGTAGACGAATTAGAAGAAAAAGAATTTCGTTGGTTAGAATTAAGCGAATAA
- a CDS encoding HlyD family secretion protein, which translates to MKNTLYYIFALSGLILFTNCKSSDKENKKEEQTIFQGKIERDQISVVTKIPGKIDQILVHEGDEVKKGQTLFILQLPEVDAKKSQAKGAVNSAEAQYEMAKKGATDNQLKQLRAKVAGLKEQLDYAEKSNHRLKNMLRDSLVPQQSYDEVYAKYQGAKNQYLAAKAELADAENGARVEQQQMALGQKERALGALQEVDVAEAERHIKAPQDMTVETINLKVGELALAGYSIANGILEETTFFRFTIPENKIGQLQKNQIVNLKVPYKNNMVLKGKIVSIKVLNSYANISTAYPDIDQQQSQYEVKVVPVDYKQAAQLLTKANVVLDLNAK; encoded by the coding sequence ATGAAAAATACACTATACTATATTTTTGCTTTAAGCGGATTAATACTTTTTACAAATTGTAAATCATCTGACAAGGAAAATAAAAAAGAAGAGCAAACTATTTTTCAAGGTAAAATTGAGCGCGATCAAATTAGCGTTGTAACAAAAATTCCAGGAAAAATAGATCAAATATTAGTTCACGAAGGTGATGAAGTAAAAAAAGGACAAACGCTTTTTATCTTACAATTACCAGAAGTTGATGCGAAGAAAAGTCAAGCAAAAGGTGCTGTAAATTCTGCCGAAGCTCAATACGAAATGGCTAAAAAAGGTGCTACAGATAATCAATTGAAACAATTGCGTGCAAAAGTTGCTGGCTTGAAAGAGCAATTAGATTATGCAGAAAAATCAAATCATAGACTAAAAAATATGCTTCGAGATAGTCTTGTCCCACAACAAAGTTATGATGAAGTTTATGCTAAATATCAAGGTGCTAAAAATCAATATTTAGCTGCAAAAGCGGAATTAGCTGATGCCGAAAATGGAGCGCGTGTAGAACAACAACAAATGGCTTTGGGACAAAAAGAGCGTGCTTTGGGAGCTTTGCAAGAAGTTGATGTTGCTGAGGCGGAAAGACACATCAAAGCACCACAAGACATGACGGTTGAAACAATTAATCTGAAAGTTGGAGAATTAGCTTTGGCTGGATATTCTATTGCAAATGGGATTTTGGAAGAAACTACATTTTTTAGATTTACAATTCCTGAGAATAAAATCGGACAATTGCAAAAAAATCAAATCGTCAATTTAAAAGTTCCTTATAAAAATAATATGGTTTTGAAAGGTAAAATTGTTTCGATAAAAGTTCTTAATTCATATGCAAATATTTCAACTGCCTATCCTGATATCGATCAACAACAATCCCAATATGAAGTAAAAGTTGTTCCTGTTGACTATAAACAAGCTGCTCAACTATTGACAAAAGCAAATGTAGTTTTAGATCTTAATGCTAAATAA
- the aceB gene encoding malate synthase A gives MDTITSELKLSQNKLDSYPDVLTTEAVKFLTALHKNFNERRLELLANRQERQIFFDLGNFPTFLSETKEIRNGDWTAAPIPADLQDRRVEITGPVDRKMVINALNSCAKTFMADFEDSNSPTWDNNLQGQQNLRDAVNGTISFENNGKKYHLNEKTAVLLVRPRGLHLNEKNIIIDKQEISGSLFDFGLYFFHNAHTLLSKQSGPYFYLPKLEHHLEARWWNDVFVFAQNYLNIPQATIKATVLIETITASFQLDEIIYELKDHIAGLNCGRWDYIFSYIKKFKKHPNFIVPDRSQVTMTSPFMAAYSQAVIQRCHKRNIHAIGGMAAQIPIKNDEKANEIAFEKVKNDKLREVKNGHDGTWVAHPALVKVAKDIFDEYMPQANQIDNKREDVVTTAEALLELPKGTVTEQGIRDNINVGILYIESWLSGKGAAALYNLMEDAATAEISRTQVWQWLSQSITLENGCEFNSDKYKKLRAEEVQKIKELVGEENYLNGRFEEAISIFDELVLSHKFTEFLTLEAYKYID, from the coding sequence ATGGATACTATTACAAGTGAATTAAAATTATCGCAGAATAAGCTGGATAGTTATCCAGATGTTTTGACAACCGAAGCGGTTAAATTTTTAACAGCTTTACACAAAAATTTCAATGAAAGACGTTTAGAACTTTTAGCGAATCGACAAGAAAGACAAATCTTTTTTGATTTGGGGAATTTTCCAACTTTTTTGTCAGAAACAAAGGAAATCAGAAATGGTGATTGGACAGCAGCTCCAATTCCAGCTGATTTACAAGACAGACGCGTTGAAATAACTGGTCCAGTTGACCGTAAAATGGTAATTAATGCGTTAAACTCTTGCGCTAAAACATTTATGGCCGATTTTGAAGATAGTAATTCTCCAACATGGGATAACAATCTTCAAGGACAACAAAATTTAAGAGATGCAGTAAATGGTACTATTTCATTCGAAAATAATGGAAAAAAGTATCATTTAAACGAAAAAACTGCTGTCTTGCTTGTAAGACCGAGAGGTTTACATTTGAATGAAAAGAATATCATAATAGATAAACAAGAAATATCAGGCTCACTATTTGACTTTGGTTTATATTTTTTCCATAATGCACACACGTTACTTTCCAAGCAAAGTGGGCCTTATTTCTATCTTCCTAAATTAGAACATCACCTAGAAGCACGCTGGTGGAACGATGTTTTTGTTTTCGCACAAAATTATTTAAACATTCCACAAGCTACGATTAAAGCTACAGTTTTGATCGAAACTATAACAGCTTCTTTTCAGTTAGATGAAATTATTTACGAATTAAAAGACCACATCGCAGGCCTTAACTGCGGTCGTTGGGATTATATATTTTCTTATATCAAAAAATTTAAGAAACACCCAAATTTTATTGTTCCAGATCGTTCACAAGTTACGATGACTTCGCCTTTTATGGCTGCATATTCACAAGCAGTTATTCAACGTTGTCATAAACGAAACATACATGCAATTGGTGGAATGGCTGCTCAAATTCCGATTAAGAATGATGAAAAAGCCAATGAAATTGCCTTTGAAAAAGTGAAGAATGATAAACTTCGCGAAGTAAAAAATGGACACGATGGAACGTGGGTTGCGCATCCTGCTTTGGTAAAAGTCGCAAAAGATATTTTTGACGAATATATGCCACAAGCTAATCAAATTGACAATAAGCGAGAAGATGTTGTAACAACTGCCGAGGCTTTGTTAGAATTGCCAAAAGGAACAGTTACAGAACAAGGAATTAGAGACAATATTAATGTCGGAATTTTATACATCGAAAGTTGGTTATCTGGAAAAGGAGCCGCAGCTTTATATAACTTAATGGAAGACGCAGCAACAGCAGAAATCTCTCGTACGCAGGTTTGGCAATGGTTAAGCCAGTCGATTACGTTAGAAAACGGATGCGAATTTAACAGTGACAAATACAAAAAATTAAGAGCCGAAGAGGTTCAAAAAATAAAAGAATTAGTTGGTGAGGAAAACTATTTGAACGGAAGATTTGAAGAAGCTATTTCAATCTTTGACGAATTAGTTTTATCGCACAAGTTTACCGAATTTTTAACATTAGAAGCCTATAAGTATATTGATTAA